The following coding sequences are from one Lolium rigidum isolate FL_2022 chromosome 6, APGP_CSIRO_Lrig_0.1, whole genome shotgun sequence window:
- the LOC124659798 gene encoding selenium-binding protein 1-like (The sequence of the model RefSeq protein was modified relative to this genomic sequence to represent the inferred CDS: added 58 bases not found in genome assembly) — MAGAAVDVAATAKANGGGGAGCCAAKGPGYATPREAMEKGPREGLLYVTCVYNGTGINKPDYLATVDVDPNSATYSQVIHRLPATHIGDELHHSGWNACSSCHGDPSTSRRFLILPSLLSGRVYVVDTATDPRAPALHKVVQAEDIAEKTGLGFPHTSHCLATGDIMISCLGDKEGNAAGNGFLLLDSEFNVKGRWEKPGHSPLFGYDFWYQPRHKTMISSSWGAPAAFRTGFDLQHVQDGLYGRHLHVYDWPGGELKQTLDLGSTGLLPLEVRFLHDPSKDTGYVGCALTSNMVRFFKTADGSWSHEVAISIKPLKVRNWMLPEMPGLITDFVLSLDDRYLYLVNWLHGDIRQYNIEDPAKPVLAGQVFVGGLLQKGSDAVFVTDDDKEEQYTVPQVKGNRLRGGPQMIQLSLDGKRVYVTNSLFSRWDEQFYGVDLLRKGSHMLQIDVDTEKGGLAINPNFFVDFGTEPEGPSLAHEMRYPGGDCTSDIWI, encoded by the exons CGGGGTGCTGCGCGGCCAAGGGCCCCGGGTACGCCACGCCCAGGGAGGCCATGGAGAAGGGCCCGCGCGAGGGGCTCCTCTACGTCACCTGCGTCTACAATG GTACTGGAATTAACAAGCCAGATTACCTGGCCACCGTGGACGTCGACCCGAATTCCGCGACCTACTCCCAGGTGATCCACAGGCTCCCGGCCACCCACATCGGCGACGAGCTGCACCACTCTGGCTGGAACGCCTGCAGCTCGTGCCATGGCGATCCGTCCACCAGCAGGCGCTTCCTGATTCTTCCTTCGTTGCT GTCAGGTCGTGTGTATGTGGTTGACACGGCGACGGATCCGAGGGCGCCTGCATTGCACAAGGTTGTCCAGGCTGAGGACATCGCTGAGAAGACTGGGCTTGGGTTCCCTCACACATCCCATTGCCTCGCAACTGGCGACATTATGATTTCTTGCCTGGGAGACAAGGAGGGAAATGCTGCTGGAAATGGGTTTCTGCTGTTGGATTCAGAATTTAACGTCAAAGGACG TTGGGAGAAGCCAGGTCATAGCCCCTTGTTTGGCTATGATTTCTGGTACCAGCCTCGTCACAAGACGATGATTAGTTCGTCATGGGGAGCCCCGGCAGCTTTCAGGACAGGTTTTGATCTTCAGCATGTCCAGGATGGTCTCTATGGAAGGCACCTGCACGTGTATGATTGGCCTGGTGGTGAGCTCAAGCAGACACTGGATCTAGGCAGTACAGGCCTTCTTCCATTGGAG gTAAGGTTTTTACATGACCCATCAAAGGACACTGGCTATGTTGGTTGTGCTTTAACAAGCAACATGGTGAGATTCTTCAAAACTGCAGATGGATCATGGAGTCATGAG GTCGCTATATCCATAAAACCATTGAAGGTGCGCAACTGGATGTTGCCTGAAATGCCAGGATTGATAACTGATTTTGTTCTGTCCCTTGATGACCGCTATCTCTATTTGGTGAACTGGCTTCATGGGGATATCAGACAATACAACATTGAGGACCCTGCAAAGCCTGTGTTGGCTGGACAAGTATTTGTAGGTGGGCTTCTTCAGAAGGGCAGTGATGCCGTCTTCGTGACCGATGATGATAAGGAAGAGCAGTATACTGTCCCCCAAGTCAAG GGGAATCGACTTAGAGGTGGACCACAGATGATTCAACTGAGCTTGGATGGCAAGAGGGTTTATGTTACCAATTCTCTTTTCAGCCGATGGGATGAGCAGTTCTACGGTGTTGATCTTCTCAGGAAGGGCTCTCACATGTTGCAGATCGATGTCGACACAGAGAAAGGAGGGCTGGCTATCAACCCCAACTTCTTTGTGGATTTCGGCACTGAGCCTGAAGGTCCCTCTTTGGCACATGAGATGAGATATCCTGGCGGAGACTGCACTTCTGATATATGGATCTAA
- the LOC124660725 gene encoding glycine-rich RNA-binding protein 4, mitochondrial-like: protein MAAFNKLGSLLRQSALTSSAPTGSAPALFNAARYMSSKLFVGGLSWGTDDCKLRDAFSGFGEVTEARVITDRETGRSRGFGFVNFAEEEAAKAAVTGMDGQELEGRSVRVNFANERERPAGGGGYGGGGGGYGGGRGGGGGGYGGGGYGGGGGDRGFGGGQESY from the exons ATGGCGGCTTTCAACAAGCTCGGAAGCCTTCTGAGGCAGAGTGCTTTGACGAGCAGTGCCCCAACCGGCTCAGCTCCTGCGCTGTTCAATGCTGCCCGCTACATGTCCTCTAAGCTTTTCGTTGGCG GTCTGTCGTGGGGTACCGATGATTGCAAGCTGAGAGACGCGTTCAGCGGCTTCGGTGAGGTAACTGAAG CTCGTGTGATCACTGACAGAGAGACAGGAAGGTCTAGAGGGTTTGGCTTTGTCAACTTCGCAGAAGAGGAGGCAGCCAAGGCTGCTGTAACTGGCATGGATGGTCAG GAACTTGAAGGCCGGAGTGTCCGTGTGAATTTTGCCAATGAGAGAGAGAGACCTGCAGGCGGTGGCGgatatggcggtggcggtggtggatatggtggaggtcgtggaggcggtggtggtggctatGGCGGAGGAGGctacggaggtggtggtggtgaccgTGGCTTCGGTGGAGGCCAGGAATCCTACTGA
- the LOC124663680 gene encoding uncharacterized protein LOC124663680, producing MNQLSGMLSIRNIGRVQSMAEATEASLVDKQYLEELVLEWRVQTCGWRMVENEVFEGLHPPSRIVRLRVECFGGDVAPSWFKPESLPKCEKSASFTVSLTQLVLWEVGIEELTTLADGVAMEASSSGGHSPLPSLASLRLFSCRKLTNLDHFLRPQYLPFIKSIEIVWCTSLLSMPVSSFEGFVCLQDLKIHSCWKLVCPSEAIVLPPSLQRLSICYCGELDKSFRPACLENLASLILVQLEGCHNVEVVALNCISTSVRCLVLRHCSELASIGGSQAALSSIQHVDISDCPKLVEVQQPLLNQGLSMPRDKELHTFLQYTW from the exons ATGAACCAGCTCAGTGGGATGCTATCTATCAGAAATATTGGTAGAGTTCAGAGTATGGCAGAAGCTACGGAGGCTAGCCTTGTCGACAAGCAATACCTCGAGGAGTTGGTACTGGAGTGGCGAGTGCAGACATGCGGCTGGAGGATGGTTGAAAACGAAGTTTTTGAAGGGCTGCATCCTCCTTCAAGAATTGTTCGACTTAGAGTCGAATGCTTTGGGGGCGATGTTGCGCCAAGCTGGTTTAAACCTGAAAGCCTACCAAAATGTGAGAAATCTGCATCTTTCACGGTGTCGCTCACTCAG CTGGTGCTATGGGAGGTTGGCATCGAAGAACTCACAACTCTTGCCGACGGTGTTGCCATGGAGGCAAGCAGCAGTGGTGGCCATTCCCCACTTCCAAGCCTAGCTAGCTTAAGACTTTTTAGCTGTCGTAAGCTGACAAATCTTGACCACTTCTTGCGCCCGCAGTATCTGCCATTCATCAAATCGATCGAGATCGTGTGGTGTACAAGTCTACTGTCGATGCCAGTCTCTAGTTTTGAGGGTTTTGTTTGTCTCCAAGATCTCAAGATCCATTCCTGCTGGAAGTTGGTGTGCCCAAGCGAAGCAATTGTTTTGCCTCCTTCACTCCAACGACTTTCCATTTGCTACTGCGGCGAACTTGACAAGTCATTTCGACCGGCCTGCTTAGAGAACCTTGCCTCTCTAATCCTTGTGCAATTGGAAGGCTGTCACAACGTGGAGGTCGTTGCACTGAACTGCATCAGCACAAGCGTCAGATGCCTGGTCCTTCGTCACTGTTCCGAGTTAGCATCCATTGGAGGATCACAAGCTGCTCTTTCATCCATACAACATGTTGACATATCTGACTGCCCTAAGCTTGTTGAGGTGCAACAACCGTTGTTAAATCAGGGATTGTCGATGCCTAGGGACAAGGAACTGCATACATTTCTCCAATATACCTGGTAG